In Canis lupus dingo isolate Sandy chromosome 12, ASM325472v2, whole genome shotgun sequence, the following proteins share a genomic window:
- the LOC112658404 gene encoding proteasome subunit beta type-3-like, which yields MSIMSYNGGAVMAMKGKNCMAIAADRRFGIQAQMVTTDFQIFPMGDRLYIGLAGLATDVQAVAQCLKFRLNLYELKEGQQIKPYTLMSMVANLLYEKRFGPYYTEPVITGLDPKTFKPFICSLDLIGCPMVTDDFVVSGTCSEQMYGMCESLWEPNMDPEHLFENISQAMLNAVDRDAVSGMGVIVHIIEKDKITTRTLKAHMD from the coding sequence ATGTCTATTATGTCCTATAATGGAGGGGCCGTCATGGCCATGAAGGGGAAGAACTGCATGGCCATAGCTGCCGACAGGCGCTTTGGGATCCAGGCCCAGATGGTGACCACGGACTTCCAGATCTTTCCCATGGGTGATCGGCTGTACATAGGCCTGGCCGGGCTCGCCACGGATGTCCAGGCTGTTGCCCAGTGTCTCAAGTTCCGGCTAAACCTGTATGAGCTGAAGGAAGGCCAGCAGATCAAGCCCTACACACTCATGAGTATGGTGGCCAACCTCTTGTATGAGAAACGGTTTGGCCCCTACTACACAGAGCCAGTCATCACTGGGTTGGACCCAAAGACCTTTAAGCCCTTCATCTGCTCTCTAGACCTCATCGGCTGCCCCATGGTGACTGATGACTTTGTGGTCAGTGGCACCTGCTCCGAACAAATGTATGGGATGTGCGAGTCCctctgggagcccaacatggaccCAGAACACCTGTTTGAAAACATCTCACAAGCCATGCTGAATGCTGTGGATCGGGATGCGGTGTCAGGTATGGGAGTCATTGTCCACATCATTGAGAAGGACAAAATCACCACCAGGACACTGAAGGCCCACATGGACTAA